A single genomic interval of Musa acuminata AAA Group cultivar baxijiao chromosome BXJ3-4, Cavendish_Baxijiao_AAA, whole genome shotgun sequence harbors:
- the LOC135583804 gene encoding uncharacterized protein LOC135583804 isoform X3: MDCDDNDFQNENFQLIGEDNDGFPRSLQSYAPKFDIDDHFQTHLRFDSLAETGLLLGIQGEENNWIEEFSPRNSAIEFGSSASHTCSLSGHDINWSNAPSSESVQMLVKSVEKDEKVSPQIMNTEAEIHAIEDSAICATNAITHTDSGLLTDKLHNSILASNENVEQHEVASQTPTDEKSEAGLAVSPSDQRFHSVAEVVASQCSAKEGLISSSGDVSKAYLVSSELLEVVRSKEPLDNTSTMSSSLDDRASAVNKDTEVSSNFVSHNIQNDISGLSTANAGMITEQLDNPLFSEQKMEECYVVDISKRSETLQSENKQNETSYNLYGDCKVNDQHFQDQNSGGLLEAFACQVQVSNKDSMAGDKSLTCTTEVPSLAMEKDGIVGRNSVGVDTENTRELSDIAEGPIDFRHDVHEYISEEGGVNPHAPATKDSIALEEERDLATSKAVINDNNCNELRRSDMAVEVTAMKAEIGTAGVDSDKDCKIDTVISKKSDSIPIEKSAEGECLKSIVEKSITTEESSEDECLKSISENPTGKLDAPGHAILNEPCAALVDDTENKLSSPVHDKLDTSSLVAEHNEDNTIHSEEKESTAQLIDSSGTTLKDCSTATEDTEISSFETQNNGMVMESDKNSIMDQAVADLHSGCLTLPSTDNSMTLQRLHSEVELVVELKEVTPLSIPASQCDEKNVNTSSLSVTKSSMDNQISKQQFVVPDSEANVPSMKNFSDNLETANSDEVWVGSSDGVSSLATCLSKEGKDTDLVRTNNCDKPKHTETEIAALNSERNNYPQSTLPESNLESLLDPDGGNLSSSEPNCGSPTVISCNQSIMEKMEHRESNSSLQDHAGSASTKNSDILKFTVQDSKVSITSEEDGNFTFVVQPDADFSQKDSNKDLALFSNTQSFEQPQISTETSQGYLSEAVNESTSTISKTIVEDKSGKVSAQATKKVGISKGDAKEKSHDFRGKGRKRNPCSTSPVPERATRSKSQREGMQQCLSVETKTANPSCFPSVQTSNLPDLNTSAPSAQFHQPFTDLQQVQLRAQIFVYGSLIQGVLPDEACMVPAFGGSDGGRSLWERAWRASSERFYNLKSSSISSGTHLHHHSEQGISCSPLPGKVLDSPAGWKDCKVPSSAIQNSTVSLQSAFQSSSNDGLHSNITRGIHLESSQSLSPMHPYQTSQIKQYMTNSTPWLSQSPHPASWSFSSQSLPVDSTSQYSGMLVSEATPVTLVRDSSIPCASNMQLASAGTLLPNQDAAHVSAALVVPFETQNREATPVNAKNTFVSEKSRKRKKVSAPEELVPKFSVSQLQAESASAAFTTNNLPNSVGLSLSSNSLSTVTSTGLVSATTHPITMPYYQILGSGRTQQRVTFSKETCTQIEHSKLQAENASAYAAAAVRHGQVIWEQMVAQRKLGLASEVDQKLASAAAAAAAAASVAKAAAEVAKVASDAALQAKLMADDALNSSNTGITIKNSEISFDVGKNLLTSTPVSSSKGKDKIRGPCSIISEARETTRKRVEAASAAIKRAENLDAILKAAEMAAEAVSQAGTIIAMGDPLPFSISELVEAGPEGHWNIRCAAIKKGIETNGVHAGENLALDLTVDREVNTRNSIKQPLTCNEGQKVSIVEEMPPNNKKSLLLEENSEVGYLTLSECELQDESRFVPTDGAARDAMQGSSIQKGSLVEVVADGDGLRGAWFSARVLDLKDGKAYVCYDGLSDEVNDKLKEWIPLESKSDQPPRIRVGHPVIVAKSEGTRKRRREAVGNFTWAIGDRVDAFIRDGWWEGIVTEKNQDDETKLTVHFPAGGNSSIVRAWNLRPSLIWKDGRWVEWSRAKERVTLEPYEVDTPHEKRQKLGRLDSKNKSEIGEEGTGTVSKNICADDSRKLEESGPPNLSERYETFAVGKNLGEDKNANALKVRRAGLQKDGSKVVFGVPKPGKKRKFMEVSKHYNTDKPEKSTERSDSIKFAKYLMPQASQLWRNTSKVDVKGRRVTNLNTRAPKALRSQNVQASSTVETDKSVTAMSVLNGGESSLVTTSSNEEKHSSMETGSFPHVLEKVDTAVIESSVQSVPGIPSSKKKSTTVVAEMEEKRRVLSTVDEFSRSEVKDSENPGTRSADVIEPRRSNRRIQPTSRLLEGLQSSLIVAKGPGVSQERGGKPLHRGVLTARGQSHG, from the exons ATGGATTGTGATGATAATGATTTTCAGAATGAGAATTTTCAACTAATTGGAGAGGACAATGATGGGTTTCCTCGAAGCTTACAATCATATGCACCAAAATTTGATATAGACGATCACTTCCAGACTCACCTAAGATTTGACAGTTTAGCAGAAACAGGGCTTTTACTTGGCATTCAAGGTGAAGAAAACAATTGGATTGAGGAGTTTTCACCCAGAAACAGTGCCATCGAATTTGGTTCAAGTGCCTCTCATACTTGCTCCCTTTCCGGGCATGACATTAATTGGTCCAATGCTCCATCATCTGAATCTGTGCAAATGTTAGTGAAATCAGTTGAAAAGGATGAGAAGGTAAGCCCACAAATTATGAATACAGAGGCAGAGATACATGCAATTGAAGATTCTGCTATATGTGCAACAAATGCTATTACACACACTGATTCAGGTCTTTTGACTGATAAATTACATAACAGTATTTTGGCGTCAAATGAAAATGTGGAGCAACATGAAGTTGCTTCTCAAACTCCCACTGATGAAAAATCAGAAGCTGGTTTGGCTGTAAGTCCATCAGATCAAAGATTCCACTCTGTTGCAGAAGTGGTTGCCTCACAATGTAGTGCTAAAGAAGGATTAATTTCATCATCTGGTGAtgtatctaaagcatatttagtttctagTGAGCTTCTTGAGGTGGTTCGGAGCAAGGAACCATTGGATAATACATCCACGATGAGTAGTTCACTCGATGATCGTGCTTCTGCTGTAAACAAAGATACCGAAGTTAGTTCAAATTTTGTTTCTCACAATATTCAAAATGACATTTCAGGCTTATCCACTGCTAATGCTGGTATGATCACTGAACAGCTTGATAACCCATTATTTTCTGAGCAAAAAATGGAAGAGTGCTATGTAGTTGACATAAGCAAGAGATCAGAAACTCTGCAATCTGAAAATAAGCAGAATGAAACAAGTTACAATCTGTATGGTGATTGCAAAGTGAACGATCAGCATTTTCAAGACCAG AACTCTGGTGGACTGCTGGAAGCTTTTGCTTGCCAGGTACAGGTTTCAAACAAAGACTCAATGGCAGGGGACAAAAGTTTAACTTGCACAACGGAGGTACCTTCTTTAGCAATGGAAAAAGATGGTATTGTTGGGAGAAACTCTGTTGGAGTTGACACTGAAAATACTCGTGAGCTAAGTGATATAGCTGAAGGACCGATAGATTTTAGACATGATGTACATGAATATATTTCTGAAGAAGGTGGTGTCAACCCACATGCTCCAGCGACCAAAGACAGTATTGCTCTTGAAGAAGAAAGAGACCTTGCCACGTCTAAGGCGGTTATTAATGATAACAACTGTAATGAATTGAGAAGATCAGACATGGCAGTTGAGGTAACTGCCATGAAAGCTGAAATAGGGACAGCTGGAGTTGATAGTGATAAGGACTGTAAAATTGATACAGTAATTTCGAAGAAATCTGACTCCATTCCAATAGAAAAGAGCGCAGAAGGTGAATGCTTAAAATCTATTGTTGAAAAATCCATTACAACAGAAGAAAGTTCTGAAGATGAATGCTTGAAATCCATTTCTGAAAATCCCACTGGTAAGTTGGATGCTCCAGGACATGCTATACTCAATGAACCTTGTGCTGCGTTAGTGGATGACACAGAAAATAAGCTCTCATCTCCTGTTCATGATAAGTTGGATACAAGTTCTTTGGTTGCTGAACATAATGAGGATAATACAATTCATTCTGAGGAAAAGGAAAGCACTGCACAATTGATTGATTCAAGTGGCACAACTCTTAAGGACTGCTCCACTGCTACTGAGGATACAGAAATTTCCTCATTTGAAACTCAAAATAATGGTATGGTGATGGAATCAGACAAAAATTCAATCATGGACCAAGCAG TTGCTGATCTGCACTCAGGATGTCTCACATTGCCTTCTACTGACAATTCAATGACTCTCCAGCGGTTGCATTCTGAAGTTGAATTAGTTGTAGAACTGAAGGAAGTGACACCATTATCTATACCTGCATCTCAGTGCGATGAGAAGAATGTAAACACCTCTTCCTTATCAGTTACAAAGAGCAGCATGGACAATCAGATTTCAAAACAACAATTTGTGGTGCCTGATTCAGAAGCCAATGTCCCTTCAATGAAGAATTTTTCAGATAACTTGG AAACTGCCAACAGTGATGAGGTATGGGTAGGTTCATCAGATGGTGTATCTTCTCTTGCTACATGCCTAAGCAAAGAAGGGAAAGATACTGATTTAGTTCGAACTAACAATTGTGACAAACCAAAACATACTGAAACTGAAA TTGCTGCATTAAATAGCGAGAGAAACAACTATCCTCAATCCACTTTGCCTGAAAGTAATCTTGAGTCCTTATTGGATCCTGATGGTGGTAATCTAAGTTCATCTGAACCAAATTGTGGTTCACCAACTGTTATTAGTTGCAACCAATCTATTATGGAGAAAATGGAACATAGAGAAAGCAATAGTTCGTTGCAAGATCATGCAGGTTCTGCTTCAACAAAAAATTCTGATATTTTAAAATTCACTGTTCAAGATTCTAAAGTGAGCATAACATCAGAAGAAGATGGCAACTTCACATTTGTAGTTCAGCCAGATGCAGATTTTTCCCAAAAAGACAGTAACAAGGATTTGGCACTTTTCTCCAATACACAGTCCTTTGAACAGCCGCAG ATTTCTACGGAGACTTCACAGGGGTATCTGAGTGAAGCTGTAAATGAGAGTACTAGCACCATCAGCAAGACAATTGTGGAAGACAAAAGTGGTAAAGTTTCTGCTCAGGCAACTAAAAAGGTAGGCATTTCAAAAGGAGATGCTAAAGAGAAGTCACATGATTTTCGTGGTAAAGGTAGGAAAAGAAACCCATGTAGTACCTCGCCTGTCCCTGAGAGAGCCACAAGAAGCAAAAGCCAGAGGGAGGGTATGCAGCAATGTCTCTCTGTTGAGACTAAGACTGCAAATCCATCCTGTTTTCCAAGTGTTCAAACATCTAATCTGCCTGATTTGAATACATCAGCTCCTTCTGCCCAGTTTCACCAGCCTTTCACAGATTTACAGCAAGTACAATTGCGTGCTCAGATTTTTGTGTATGGATCACTGAT CCAAGGTGTCTTGCCAGATGAGGCTTGTATGGTACCAGCCTTTGGAGGAAGTG ATGGAGGAAGGAGCTTATGGGAGCGAGCGTGGCGTGCATCTTCAGAAAGATTCTATAACCTGAAGTCATCATCCATTAGTTCTGGCACACATTTGCATCATCATTCAG AACAAGGGATCAGCTGCAGCCCTCTTCCTGGCAAGGTTCTTGATTCCCCTGCTGGCTGGAAGGACTGCAAGGTCCCAAGTTCAGCAATACAAAATTCCACTGTGTCTTTGCAGTCAGCTTTCCAGAGTTCATCTAATGATGGTTTACACTCCAATATCACAAGAGGCATCCACTTGGAATCCAGTCAATCTCTATCTCCAATGCATCCATACCAGACTTCTCAGATCAAGCAATACATGACCAATTCTACACCTTGGTTATCTCAGAGCCCTCACCCTGCTTCGTGGTCTTTTTCATCGCAAAGTTTACCTGTTGATTCCACTTCACAATATTCTGGAATGCTTGTTTCTGAAGCAACTCCAGTAACCCTTGTTAGAGACTCTTCTATACCTTGTGCCTCAAACATGCAGCTCGCTTCCGCTGGTACCTTGCTGCCTAATCAGGATGCTGCCCATGTGTCTGCTGCATTAGTTGTGCCATTCGAGACACAAAATAGGGAAGCAACTCCTGTAAATGCTAAGAACACATTTGTCAGTGAGAAATCCAGAAAGAGGAAGAAGGTTTCTGCACCCGAGGAGCTTGTGCCAAAATTTTCAGTTTCTCAACTTCAAGCAGAATCTGCTTCTGCAGCTTTTACTACTAATAATCTGCCTAATTCTGTGGGTCTTTCTTTGTCTTCTAATTCTCTAAGCACTGTTACATCTACTGGTCTAGTTTCAGCTACAACTCACCCCATAACTATGCCTTATTACCAAATATTAGGCAGTGGTCGCACTCAGCAGAGGGTCACCTTCTCGAAAGAGACCTGCACTCAAATTGAGCACTCAAAGCTTCAAGCTGAGAATGCTTCTGCTTATGCCGCGGCTGCTGTCAGGCATGGTCAAGTTATTTGGGAGCAGATGGTTGCCCAAAGAAAATTAGGCTTGGCATCAGAAGTTGATCAGAAACTTGCCtctgcagctgcagcagctgctgcagcagctTCTGTTGCAAAGGCAGCTGCAGAAGTTGCCAAGGTTGCATCCGATGCTGCATTACAGGCTAAATTGATGGCCGATGATGCTCTAAATTCTTCTAATACAGGAATTACTATTAAAAATTCTGAAATCAGCTTTGATGTTGGAAAGAACTTGTTGACatcaactcctgtttcaagctccAAGGGCAAGGACAAGATCCGTGGTCCTTGTTCAATAATTTCTGAGGCACGTGAGACCACCAGAAAGAGGGTTGAAGCAGCTTCTGCTGCCATCAAGCGAGCAGAGAACTTGGATGCCATACTGAAAGCTGCAGAAATGGCTGCAGAGGCTGTATCACAAGCTGGAACCATCATTGCCATGGGGGATCCCTTACCATTCTCAATAAGTGAATTAGTAGAAGCAGGCCCTGAAGGTCATTGGAACATTCGTTGTGCAGCTATAAAAAAGGGGATTGAAACAAATGGTGTGCATGCTGGGGAGAATCTGGCTTTAGATTTGACTGTTGATCGTGAGGTAAATACAAGAAATTCAATCAAGCAACCATTGACCTGTAATGAGGGACAAAAAGTTTCTATTGTGGAAGAAATGCCTCCCAACAATAAGAAGTCCTTGTTATTGGAAGAAAATTCTGAAG TGGGTTATCTTACCCTGTCAGAATGCGAATTACAAGATGAATCAAGATTTGTTCCAACTGATGGAGCTGCAAGAGATGCTATGCAAGGAAGTAGTATTCAGAAAGGTTCGCTTGTTGAG GTTGTAGCTGATGGAGATGGTCTTAGAGGAGCTTGGTTTTCTGCACGGGTTCTTGATCTCAAAGACGGTAAAGCATATGTGTGCTATGATGGTCTTTCTGATGAAG TCAATGACAAGCTTAaggaatggataccacttgaatcCAAAAGTGATCAACCTCCTAGAATACGTGTGGGTCATCCTGTTATTGTAGCCAAATCTGAAGGAACAAGGAAGCGACGTAGAGAAGCTGTAGGCAATTTCACTTGGGCGATTGGAGATAGGGTAGATGCTTTTATACGTGATGG TTGGTGGGAAGGCATTGTCACTGAGAAGAATCAAGATGATGAAACCAAGTTAACTGTCCATTTTCCAG CTGGTGGCAATTCTTCAATTGTTAGAGCTTGGAATCTACGACCATCACTTATCTGGAAGGATGGCCGATGGGTAGAATGGTCTCGGGCAAAAGAAAGAGTTACCCTAGAACCCTATGAG GTTGACACACCACATGAGAAACGACAAAAACTAGGCCGACTAGATTCCAAAAATAAGTCAGAAATAGGTGAGGAAGGAACGGGGACTGTGTCAAAAAATATTTGTGCAGATGATTCAAGGAAGCTTGAGGAGTCAGGGCCACCTAATTTGTCAGAAAGGTATGAAACATTTGCTGTTGGAAAGAACCTGGGTGAGGATAAAAACGCCAATGCACTTAAGGTAAGACGAGCTGGCCTTCAGAAAGATGGATCTAAGGTGGTATTTGGTGTTCCTAAGcctggaaagaaaagaaaattcatggaAGTAAGCAAACACTACAACACAGATAAGCCTGAAAAGTCAACAGAAAGGAGTGACTCTATAAAGTTTGCAAAATATTTGATGCCACAAGCATCCCAGTTATGGAGGAATACTtcaaaagttgatgtaaaaggaaGACGAGTCACCAACCTGAACACTAGGGCCCCGAAAGCCTTGAGGTCTCAGAATGTTCAGGCTAGCAGTACCGTGGAGACGGATAAATCTGTCACCGCTATGTCTGTCTTAAATGGGGGAGAAAGCAGTCTTGTAACCACGTCTAGTAATGAAGAGAAACATAGCTCAATGGAAACTGGTTCTTTTCCACACGTTCTTGAAAAAGTAGATACGGCAGTGATAGAGTCTTCTGTGCAGTCTGTACCTGGCATTCCATCGTCTAAGAAGAAATCCACTACTGTTGTGGCTGAGATGGAGGAGAAAAGAAGGGTTTTATCTACCGTGGATGAATTTTCCAGATCTGAAGTTAAGGATTCTGAAAATCCAGGAACAAGATCTGCTGATGTTATTGAACCCAGGAGATCCAATCGTAGGATTCAGCCAACATCAAGA TTACTGGAAGGTTTGCAAAGTTCTCTGATTGTAGCCAAGGGTCCTGGTGTTTCACAGGAAAGAGGTGGCAAGCCGTTGCATCGGGGTGTATTGACTGCTAGAG GTCAGAGTCATGGATGA